Within Desulfobacter sp., the genomic segment CCCGTGGAGTTCTATCACCCCTTCCCGCATGGGATCCGGGATGATGAGGTCCTCGAGCTGCCTGCCCAGGGCCTCGGCTTCGGTATACCCGTACAGCTTTTCACTGGCCTGGTTCCAGAAGATGACCCGCCGGTGTTCGTCATAGCCCTGGATGGAGATTTCTTCGACATCTTCGATGATTTCCCGGAAGCGTATATCGCTTTCTGCCTGGGGCTTGGCCCGGCCCGGTTGGCCATTGCCATCCCTGCCCGGTTTCAGTGACTGGATGTAGGCATCCCTCTCCTGGACCTGTTGCTCCAGGCGGGCAATACGATGCATCAGTTCGTCGTGGCTTGGATTATGGCTCATAACCTGCTCCCCTCATGGTTGTGAAGCGGGGCTGATTTTTGAATCTATTGAAGTATACGTCTAAGGCGCGGGGTAAATCAACTCCCAATTGATAAAATTTCTTTTTGTTGACAGAGGATTGCGGGAGTGTATTTTAGATCAGATCAAAACAGACAACCCCAGGGGGATAAGGTGAATCCAAAGACCTATGTCATTGCCTGCGCCGTATTGGCCGTTGATATGAAATCCCATGCCCGCGAACGGGGAATGGACCTTGAGTTCAAATTTCTTGAGGCCGGGCTGCACAACAATCCCAGACTGCTGAAAGAAAAGCTCCAGAAGGCCATTGACGACATATCGGCCAAAGGGGACGGGGACCGGATTATCATCGGATACGGGGTCTGCGGCAAGGGCACCATCGGGGTCAGGGCCAGGCAGATTCCCCTGGTGATACCCAAGGTTCATGATTGCATCGCTCTGTTCCTGGGCGGTGACCGGGCATATAAGGACCAGTTTCAGAAATTCCCCGGCACCTACTATCTGTCCGCGGGCTGGTGCCAGGAAAATACAGAGCCCATGTCCCAGCGCCGGCAGCGGGTCTGGATGGGATCGGAAAAGGTGGTTTATGACGATCTTTTAAATTCCCACGGCAAAGAGACTGCCGACACCACTTTTGCGTTTTTCAATTCCTGGCAGAAAAATTACCAGCGGGCCGCTTACATCGAAACAGGGGCCGGGCAGGCCTCAAAATATGAGAAACAGGCCAGGGAGATGGCCCGCGCCTACGGCTGGGCCTACGAAAAAATCCAGGGCAGCCACGCCCTGATCGGCAAAATGATGACGGCGGACCGGACCGACGGCCAGATCCTTTTTGTGCCGCCGGACCATGTGATCGGATTTGATGCCATCACCGCCACTTTATCGGCCAGGCCCCTGTGGAAGCAGGGGGGCGTGGAACTCAAGGAAAAAGAGGTGGTCGTGGTGGACGGGGAGGCACCGGAAGATGCCCCCTATGTCAGGCTGGGCCTGGGCATTGATGCCGGGGGCACCTATACCGATGCCGTGATTTATGATCTGGAGGAGGGGGCGACCCTGTGCAAGGCCAAGTCGTTGACCACCAAATGGGATTTTACCCTCGGCATTTCCCGGGCCCTGGCGAAGCTGGACCGGGATCTTCTGGAACAGGTGGAACTGACCGCCCTTTCCACCACTTTGGCCACCAATGCCATTGTGGAAAACGAGGGGCAGAAGGTGGGGATGATTCTCATGCCGCCGGCGGGGGCCGGCGAGGAGATCCCCCATGATCCCAAAGCCGTGGTCCAGGGGGAACTGGATATTTCAGGGGCGGAGCGGGTGCCCGTCGACCGGGCCCAGGTGGCGGCCGTTGCCGGGAAAATGGTCCGAAGCCAGGGGGTGACCGCCTTTGCCGTTTCCGGCTATGCCGGCTCCATCAATCCGGCCCAGGAACTTGAGGTGAAGGCCGTTATTGAGGCGGAGACCGGCTGCTTTGTGAGCTGCGGCCATGAGCTTTCGGACAGTTTGAATTTCAAAACCCGGGCCGTCACCGCCATGCTCAACGCCCGGATCATCCCGAGGCTGGCCAGCCTGCTCAAGGATCTTGAAACTGTTTTGGCCGATTGCGCCATCCATTCCCCCATCGTGGTGGTGAAGGGGGACGGCACCCTCATGGGGGCGGAGATGGCCAAGGAACGGCCCGTGGAGACCATTTTGTCGGGCCCTGCCGCCAGTGTGGCCGGCGCCCGCCACCTCACCGGCATCACCGACGCTTTGGTGGTGGATATGGGCGGCACCACCACGGACACGGCCGGACTCACGGACAACCAGGTCCGGCTCAACCAGAACGGTTCCAATGTGGGCGGCCACCGCACCCATGTAAAGGCCCTGGACATAAGGACCTGCGGCCTGGGCGGCGACAGTCTCATCCTGTTTGAAAAAGGGGCGTTTCTGATCGGCCCCCGGCGGGTGGCGCCCATGGCCTGGCTGGGGGCGAACTTTCCCCAGGCCCGGGCGACCATGGACTATATGGGACGGAACCTGAACCGGTATACGGC encodes:
- a CDS encoding DUF1638 domain-containing protein; the protein is MKSHARERGMDLEFKFLEAGLHNNPRLLKEKLQKAIDDISAKGDGDRIIIGYGVCGKGTIGVRARQIPLVIPKVHDCIALFLGGDRAYKDQFQKFPGTYYLSAGWCQENTEPMSQRRQRVWMGSEKVVYDDLLNSHGKETADTTFAFFNSWQKNYQRAAYIETGAGQASKYEKQAREMARAYGWAYEKIQGSHALIGKMMTADRTDGQILFVPPDHVIGFDAITATLSARPLWKQGGVELKEKEVVVVDGEAPEDAPYVRLGLGIDAGGTYTDAVIYDLEEGATLCKAKSLTTKWDFTLGISRALAKLDRDLLEQVELTALSTTLATNAIVENEGQKVGMILMPPAGAGEEIPHDPKAVVQGELDISGAERVPVDRAQVAAVAGKMVRSQGVTAFAVSGYAGSINPAQELEVKAVIEAETGCFVSCGHELSDSLNFKTRAVTAMLNARIIPRLASLLKDLETVLADCAIHSPIVVVKGDGTLMGAEMAKERPVETILSGPAASVAGARHLTGITDALVVDMGGTTTDTAGLTDNQVRLNQNGSNVGGHRTHVKALDIRTCGLGGDSLILFEKGAFLIGPRRVAPMAWLGANFPQARATMDYMGRNLNRYTASTRKMQVLVFTGAVKDFSPTPLEEKILARLQERPMAIDELAAATGVLSEHSLPLDRLEENFMIQRCGLTPTDLLHITGQFGRWDREYAGEYAGFFAFLSGKEVGEMVSGLMDQATRMLSLELLKRQLDEEIEPDAMEDCPVCRTLLDNLMAGGNAQYRVALELKRPVIGIGAPIQYFLPGAAAPLGAEAVLPGDADVANAIGAVTSEVMVRRQLSIIPGAGGFVIEGIRDNRRFKDFEAADEFAREELVRMVRALALQAGTSCTRVVLETHDRIPKTASGDPVFMGRIIQGTLTGRPDRVVKQPVAEVLAVDQGGR